The proteins below come from a single Petrotoga sp. 9PW.55.5.1 genomic window:
- a CDS encoding YIP1 family protein — protein MKIKNIFHINLLKIMLVLLCLFFPYILFAEISNENATAYTYTLSEDGTWIRTQDAYLVGDILFKHINLKSPEDMFIKNEKIYIAESGNSQIVIVDLENINNISYIGKNFLSLPTGVFVDDKGRILVADYGLKEVLMFSEEGELIKRYKRPESIIFGEKANYNPKKVVSDKMGNIYIVSEGSYDGIIQISEDGEFLGYFGTNKTEISFEQVLLNILFTEEQQAQLFNIIPKTFYNITIDDEGLIYTITQGVTQNAIKKHNISGNNILKQANNMVSEPNFVDITIGNYNQIYALTDTGLIYEYDSEGNLIYSFGGRAISAERNGFLTVPVSIAVDGNDNVYVLDKERGIVHMFYPTVLTNMTHQALMFYKKGQYLESMDYWKEILKLTGRSRMAHNGLGKAYFQSQNYEKAAEHFKIANNRIDYSEAFWEIRNNWLNNNIGFILIVLVLIGLTWQFIKIINKKHNFLNNIKYFFNTFRKINVLSDILYMGNFIRHPIDSSYDIKHKKKVSIMSATVVYVLAFIAFVFNYLFKGFIFSTQNFRDVSYVYVVMIFFLPVGLWIISNYLVSTLSDGEGKFRDVYCTTAYSLSPLVLFMPVVTLLSYILTLNEGFIIQFANIGIWCWLGILIFLSLKEIHNYSLSKVIGNIFLTLFLMFVIIIAYFIVYMLGNETFNFFYIIVKEAVYRIE, from the coding sequence ATCTTGTAGGTGATATACTTTTTAAACATATTAATTTAAAATCACCTGAAGATATGTTTATAAAAAATGAGAAGATCTATATAGCCGAAAGTGGTAACAGTCAAATAGTAATAGTAGATCTTGAAAATATTAATAACATCTCCTATATTGGGAAAAATTTTTTGAGTTTACCTACAGGAGTTTTTGTGGATGATAAAGGAAGAATACTTGTAGCGGATTATGGTTTAAAAGAAGTATTGATGTTTTCGGAAGAAGGAGAACTTATAAAAAGGTATAAACGTCCAGAATCTATAATTTTTGGTGAAAAAGCTAATTATAATCCTAAAAAAGTTGTTAGTGATAAGATGGGAAATATATATATCGTTAGTGAGGGTTCTTACGATGGGATAATTCAAATTTCCGAAGATGGCGAATTTTTAGGTTATTTTGGTACCAATAAAACAGAAATTTCATTTGAACAAGTGTTATTAAATATTTTGTTTACAGAAGAACAGCAAGCGCAACTTTTCAATATTATACCTAAAACTTTTTACAATATTACCATAGACGATGAAGGACTAATATATACAATTACACAAGGAGTAACTCAAAATGCTATAAAGAAACATAATATTTCTGGTAATAATATTCTAAAACAAGCTAATAATATGGTTAGTGAGCCGAATTTTGTTGATATTACTATTGGAAATTATAATCAAATATATGCTCTAACTGATACTGGTTTGATATATGAGTATGATTCTGAAGGGAATTTAATATATTCTTTTGGTGGTAGAGCAATCAGTGCGGAACGTAATGGGTTTTTAACCGTTCCTGTGTCTATTGCAGTAGATGGGAACGATAATGTTTATGTTTTAGATAAAGAAAGAGGAATTGTTCACATGTTTTACCCTACTGTTTTAACCAATATGACCCATCAAGCTCTTATGTTCTATAAAAAAGGACAATATTTGGAAAGTATGGATTATTGGAAAGAAATTTTGAAGCTTACTGGTAGATCAAGAATGGCTCATAATGGTTTGGGTAAAGCTTATTTTCAAAGTCAGAATTATGAAAAAGCTGCAGAACATTTCAAAATAGCTAACAATAGAATAGATTATTCAGAAGCTTTTTGGGAAATAAGAAATAATTGGTTAAACAATAATATAGGGTTCATTTTAATTGTTTTGGTTTTAATAGGGCTAACTTGGCAATTTATCAAGATAATTAATAAAAAGCATAATTTTTTAAATAATATCAAATATTTTTTTAATACTTTTAGAAAAATAAATGTTTTATCAGATATCTTATATATGGGAAATTTTATTCGTCACCCTATTGATAGTTCTTATGATATTAAACACAAAAAAAAAGTATCTATTATGTCGGCAACAGTTGTTTACGTGTTAGCTTTTATTGCTTTTGTATTTAATTATTTATTTAAAGGTTTTATTTTCAGCACTCAAAATTTCAGGGATGTTTCCTATGTCTATGTGGTTATGATATTCTTTTTACCAGTAGGATTATGGATAATTTCCAATTATTTGGTTAGTACCTTAAGTGATGGTGAGGGGAAATTTAGAGACGTTTATTGTACAACAGCATATTCTTTATCACCACTCGTTTTATTTATGCCTGTTGTTACATTACTGTCGTATATCCTTACTTTAAATGAAGGCTTTATAATACAGTTCGCAAATATAGGAATATGGTGCTGGCTTGGGATTTTAATTTTTCTATCTTTAAAAGAAATACACAATTATTCATTAAGTAAGGTTATTGGAAATATCTTTCTTACATTATTTTTGATGTTTGTAATTATAATAGCTTATTTTATTGTTTATATGTTAGGAAACGAGACATTCAACTTCTTTTACATAATAGTCAAAGAGGCGGTGTATCGAATTGAATAG